A region from the Triticum urartu cultivar G1812 chromosome 1, Tu2.1, whole genome shotgun sequence genome encodes:
- the LOC125512551 gene encoding chitinase 8-like, which produces MARFAALAALAALLLAVAVGGAAAQGVGSVITQSMYASMLPNRDNSLCPARGFYTYDAFIAAANTFPGFGTTGSADDVKRELAAFFGQTSHETTGGTRGAADQFQWGYCFKEEINKATSPPYYGRGPIQLTGQSNYDLAGRAIGKDLVSNPDLVSTDAVVSFRTAMWFWMTAQGNKPSSHDVALGRWTPTAADTAAGRVPGYGVITNIINGGLECGMGQNDANVDRIGYYMRYCSILGTATGGNLDCYTQRNFAS; this is translated from the exons ATGGCGCGGTTTGCTGCGCTCGCCGCGCTCGCCGCGCTTCTGCTCGCCGTGGCGGTGGGCGGCGCCGCGGCGCAGGGCGTGGGCTCCGTCATCACGCAGTCCATGTACGCGAGCATGCTGCCCAACCGCGACAACTCGCTGTGCCCGGCCAGGGGGTTCTACACGTACGACGCCTTCATCGCCGCCGCCAACACCTTCCCGGGCTTCGGCACCACCGGCAGCGCCGACGATGTCAAGCGCGAGCTCGCCGCCTTCTTCGGCCAGACCTCACACGAGACCACCG GCGGGACGAGAGGCGCCGCCGACCAGTTCCAGTGGGGCTACTGCTTCAAGGAGGAGATAAACAAGGCCACGTCCCCACCCTACTATGGACGGGGACCCATCCAATTGACAGG GCAGTCCAACTACGATCTCGCCGGGAGAGCCATCGGGAAGGACCTGGTGAGCAACCCGGACCTGGTCTCTACGGACGCGGTGGTGTCGTTCAGGACGGCGATGTGGTTCTGGATGACGGCGCAGGGCAACAAGCCGTCAAGCCACGACGTCGCCCTAGGCCGCTGGACGCCGACGGCCGCCGACACCGCTGCCGGTCGGGTGCCCGGATACGGCGTGATCACTAATATCATCAACGGCGGGCTCGAgtgtggcatgggccagaacgaTGCCAACGTCGATCGCATCGGCTACTACATGCGCTACTGCAGCATACTCGGCACGGCCACCGGGGGCAACCTCGACTGCTACACCCAGCGAAACTTCGCTAGTTAG
- the LOC125512541 gene encoding chitinase 8-like, which yields MARFAALAVCAAALLLAVAAGGAAAQGVGSVITRSVYASMLPNRDNSLCPARGFYTYDAFIAAANTFPGFGTTGSADDIKRDLAAFFGQTSHETTGGTRGAADQFQWGYCFKEEISKATSPPYYGRGPIQLTGRSNYDLAGRAIGKDLVSNPDLVSTDAVVSFRTAMWFWMTAQGNKPSCHNVALRRWTPTAADTAAGRVPGYGVITNIINGGLECGMGRNDASVDRIGYYTRYCGMLGTATGGNLDCYTQRNFAS from the exons ATGGCGAGGTTTGCTGCCCTCGCCGTGTGCGCCGCCGCGCTCCTGCTCGCCGTGGCGGCGGGGGGTGCCGCGGCGCAGGGCGTGGGCTCGGTCATCACGCGGTCGGTGTACGCGAGCATGCTGCCCAACCGCGACAACTCGCTGTGCCCGGCCAGAGGGTTCTACACGTACGACGCCTTCATTGCCGCCGCCAACACCTTCCCGGGCTTCGGCACCACCGGCAGCGCCGACGACATCAAGCGCGACCTCGCCGCCTTCTTCGGCCAGACCTCCCACGAGACCACCG GAGGGACGAGAGGCGCTGCCGACCAGTTCCAGTGGGGCTACTGCTTCAAGGAAGAGATAAGCAAGGCCACGTCCCCACCATACTATGGACGGGGACCCATCCAATTGACAGG GCGGTCCAACTACGATCTTGCCGGGAGAGCGATCGGGAAGGACCTGGTGAGCAACCCAGACCTAGTGTCCACGGACGCGGTGGTGTCCTTCAGGACGGCCATGTGGTTCTGGATGACGGCGCAGGGAAACAAGCCGTCGTGCCACAACGTCGCCCTACGCCGCTGGACGCCGACGGCCGCCGACACCGCTGCCGGCAGGGTGCCCGGATACGGAGTGATCACCAATATCATCAACGGCGGGCTCGAGTGCGGAATGGGCCGGAACGACGCCAGCGTCGACCGCATCGGCTACTACACGCGCTACTGCGGCATGCTCGGCACGGCCACCGGAGGCAACCTCGACTGCTACACCCAGAGAAACTTCGCTAGCTAG
- the LOC125512560 gene encoding protein STRICTOSIDINE SYNTHASE-LIKE 5-like encodes MATGLGVAAKAVLLALAPVVISVALYSPEDFSPAALPPEHSFGADVSAPRHDARVLATSERIGEGLLPGPEDLAYDAAGGWLYTGCADGWVRRVSVPGGDVEEWAYTGGRPLGVVLSGDGGVVVADADKGLLKVRPDKTVELLTDAAEGLKFALTDGVDIAADGTIYFTDASYKYSLAHHFLDVLEARPHGRLMSFDPSTRRTSVLARDLYFANGVAVAPDQDSLIFCETVMRRCSRYHIRGNKAGTVESFIDSLPGLPDNIRYDGEQGRYWIALSAGRTLQLDVLMWSPLVRKLVYMVEKYVMAVPQGLRDSGTMSVALNGEPVTMYTDPGLALATGWLKVGGYLYYGSLASSYISRVDLTKSSIQA; translated from the exons ATGGCGACCGGGCTAGGAGTCGCCGCGAAGGCCGTGCTGCTGGCGCTGGCGCCGGTGGTGATTTCCGTGGCGCTGTACAGCCCGGAGGACTTCTCTCCGGCGGCGCTGCCGCCCGAGCACAGCTTCGGCGCCGACGTGTCCGCGCCGCGGCACGACGCCCGCGTGCTGGCCACGAGCGAGCGGATCGGGGAGGGGCTGCTCCCGGGCCCCGAGGACCTGGCGTACGACGCCGCCGGCGGGTGGCTGTACACGGGGTGCGCCGACGGGTGGGTCCGCCGGGTGAGCGTGCCTGGCGGGGACGTGGAGGAGTGGGCCTACACCGGCGGCCGGCCGCTCGGCGTCGTGCTCTCGGGCGACGGCGGCGTCGTCGTGGCCGACGCGGATAAG GGTTTGCTGAAGGTGAGGCCGGACAAGACGGTGGAGCTGCTGACGGACGCGGCGGAGGGCCTCAAGTTCGCCCTGACGGACGGCGTGGACATCGCCGCCGACGGCACCATCTACTTCACCGACGCCTCGTACAAGTACAGCCTCGCGCACCACTTTCTGGACGTGCTCGAGGCACGGCCCCACGGCCGGCTCATGAGCTTCGACCCCTCCACGCGCCGGACCTCCGTGCTCGCCCGCGACCTCTACTTCGCCAACGGCGTCGCCGTCGCGCCGGACCAGGACTCACTCATCTTCTGTGAGACAGTCAT GAGGAGGTGCTCGCGGTACCACATCAGGGGGAACAAGGCAGGCACGGTGGAGAGCTTCATCGACAGCCTGCCGGGGCTCCCGGACAACATCCGATACGACGGCGAGCAGGGCCGGTACTGGATCGCGCTCTCGGCG GGGAGGACGCTGCAGTTGGACGTGTTGATGTGGTCGCCATTGGTGCGGAAGCTCGTGTACATGGTGGAGAAGTACGTGATGGCGGTGCCGCAGGGCCTGAGGGACTCGGGGACGATGAGCGTTGCTCTAAACGGGGAGCCAGTAACCATGTACACTGACCCGGGGCTCGCGCTCGCCACCGGCTGGCTCAAGGTCGGGGGCTACCTCTACTACGGGTCGCTGGCAAGCTCCTACATCAGCAGGGTCGACCTCACCAAATCATCCATCCAAGCCTAG